A single Populus nigra chromosome 13, ddPopNigr1.1, whole genome shotgun sequence DNA region contains:
- the LOC133671599 gene encoding mitochondrial inner membrane protease ATP23-like isoform X1: MAEEPGTAPGSGSRTVKECEDMIRRSLRTPMVRFLRENLEKAGCGVSENFFKAVNCDKSIAGGYVRGKGIMVCSNHMNIQDDVNQVIAHELIHAYDDCQAANLDWADCAHHACSEIRAGHLSGDCHYKRELLRGYIKLRGHEQECVRRRVMKSVIANPHCSEAAARDAMEAVWDVCYNDTRPFDRAP; the protein is encoded by the exons ATGGCGGAGGAGCCCGGCACGGCACCTGGGTCCGGCAGCCGGACAGTGAAGGAATGCGAAGATATGATTCGACGGAGTCTCCGGA CTCCAATGGTGAGATTTTTGAGGGAGAATTTGGAGAAAGCAGGGTGTGGTGTTAGTGAAAATTTCTTCAAGGCTGTTAATTGTGATAAGAGTATTGCTGGCGGTTATGTTCGCGGAAAAGGG ATAATGGTGTGTAGTAATCACATGAACATTCAAGATGACGTAAACCAAGTTATTGCACATGAGTTGATTCATGCTTATGATGACTGTCAGGCTGCAAACTTGGACTGGGCTGATTGTGCACATCATGCCTGTAGTGAG ATTCGTGCTGGACATTTAAGTGGTGATTGTCATTATAAACGGGAGTTGCTGCGGGGTTATATCAAATTAAGAGGTCATGAACAA GAATGTGTGAGAAGGAGAGTTATGAAGTCAGTGATTGCCAACCCGCATTGCTCAGAAGCAGCTGCAAGGGATGCCATGGAAGCTGTATGGGATGTCTGTTACAATGATACACGGCCCTTTGACAGAGCTCCTTGA
- the LOC133671632 gene encoding protein DETOXIFICATION 6-like — protein sequence MDQALLHKTEERASLLTWGAFVEELKKMSSLAAPLMLVAMTLYLLQVVSMMMAGHLSALSLSGVSIATSFTNVTGFSLVIGLSGGLETLCGQAYGAEQYKKFGSYTYSAMISLIPICLPISVLWIFMDRILIAIGIDSDISIVARKYAICLVPALFANAILIPLLRYFQCQSMVLPMLLSNCATVCIHIPLCWALVYKWELGYIGAALAIGLSYWLNVFFLALYMAFSSSCEKTRGLYLDDIFSSIKEFLHIAFPSAAMVCLEWWTFELLLLLAGLLPDSKLETSVLSVCMTTVSLHYYVQYGISAAGSTRVSNELGAGNPETARGVVHVSLILSTTEAVIVSTALFFCRHIFGYAFSNDKGVVDYVAEVAPLICLSIIMDSFQIVLSGIVRGCGWQHIGAFVNLGAYDLVAAPIAVLLCFVAHLRAKGLWIGMLTGTTVQATSYAVITALINWQKQASEARKRIFEGTCSTNDELP from the exons ATGGACCAGGCACTGCTGCACAAGACTGAGGAGAGGGCGTCTTTACTAACATGGGGTGCCTTCGTGGAAGAGCTAAAGAAGATGAGCTCCTTGGCAGCTCCGCTGATGTTGGTGGCGATGACACTGTACCTATTGCAGGTTGTATCAATGATGATGGCAGGGCACCTTAGTGCACTGTCTCTCTCTGGGGTCTCCATCGCCACTTCTTTCACCAATGTCACTGGCTTCAGCCTCGTG ATTGGATTATCTGGGGGTCTGGAAACTCTTTGTGGTCAAGCTTATGGAGCAGAGCAATATAAAAAGTTCGGAAGCTACACTTATAGTGCTATGATATCACTCATTCCAATTTGTCTTCCCATATCTGTTCTTTGGATATTCATGGACAGGATACTGATAGCAATAGGAATAGACTCTGATATCTCAATTGTAGCCCGCAAATATGCGATTTGTCTAGTTCCTGCGTTATTTGCCAATGCGATTCTTATTCCTTTGCTTCGCTACTTCCAGTGTCAAAGCATGGTTCTCCCAATGCTTTTAAGCAACTGTGCAACTGTATGTATCCATATCCCTCTTTGTTGGGCTCTAGTTTATAAATGGGAATTAGGGTACATTGGAGCAGCATTAGCCATTGGTTTGTCTTATTGGTTAAATGTGTTCTTTCTTGCACTTTACATGGCGTTCTCTTCGTCTTGTGAGAAAACCCGGGGTCTTTACTTGGATGATATTTTCTCAAGCATAAAGGAGTTTCTGCACATTGCTTTCCCTTCTGCTGCAATGGTTTG CCTTGAGTGGTGGACGTTTGAGCTACTTTTGTTGCTGGCCGGGCTTCTTCCTGATTCCAAGCTGGAAACATCTGTTCTTTCTGTTTG catgACAACCGTGTCCTTGCACTACTATGTACAATATGGAATTTCTGCAGCTGGAAG CACTCGGGTTTCGAATGAATTAGGAGCAGGAAATCCAGAGACAGCTCGAGGGGTTGTCCACGTATCACTGATCCTTTCAACTACCGAGGCAGTTATAGTGAGCACAGCTCTCTTCTTCTGCCGCCACATTTTTGGATATGCTTTTAGCAATGACAAGGGAGTTGTGGACTATGTTGCTGAAGTGGCTCCCCTGATTTGTCTCTCAATTATCATGGATAGCTTTCAAATAGTACTTTCTG GGATTGTTAGAGGATGCGGGTGGCAACACATAGGTGCCTTTGTCAACCTGGGGGCATATGATTTAGTTGCAGCTCCAATAGCTGTTCTACTGTGTTTTGTTGCGCATCTCAGAGCGAAAGGCCTTTGGATTGGAATGTTAACTGGGACTACTGTGCAGGCAACATCATATGCTGTCATAACTGCATTGATCAATTGGCAAAAGCAG GCATCAGAGGCAAGGAAGAGGATCTTTGAGGGGACATGTTCGACTAATGACGAATTGccttga
- the LOC133670585 gene encoding protein DETOXIFICATION 3-like has protein sequence MEQSWERERLQKTEERTWASTTLVEELKKVSCMAAPMVVVMVSLCLLQVVSLMMAGHLGELSLSAVSIGGSFATVTGFSLLFGLTGGLETLCGQAYGAEQYQKLGTYTYCAIISLIPICIPVSILWIFMDRILIEIGQDPEISTVACQYAICLIPALFADAILQSLLRYFQSMNLILPMLLSTGVTLFFHIPLCWALIFKWKLGVKGAALAIDVSYWLNVIFLGLYMGFSSSCKKTRVINWNDIFSSIKEFFCFALPSAVMVCLEWWTFELLLLLAGLLPNSQLETSVLSICLTTISLHFYLQSGIAAAGSAQVSNKLGAGNHEAVQVVIRAVLKISLIEAVIVSTNLFCYRNVFGYAFSNERVVVDYVTELAPLLCLSIVADSLQTVLSGIARGCGWQHIGAYINLGAYYFVGIPVAVLLCFVLHLGGKGLWIGILTGNIVQATLLALITGFTDWEKQATKARERIFEGTFSADNGLP, from the exons ATGGAACAATCTTGGGAGAGGGAGAGATTGCAAAAGACTGAAGAGAGGACATGGGCTTCCACTACTTTGGTGGAAGAGCTGAAGAAGGTGAGCTGCATGGCAGCTCccatggtggtggtgatggtgtcACTATGTCTGTTGCAGGTTGTTTCGCTAATGATGGCAGGTCACCTTGGTGAATTGTCTCTGTCAGCCGTCTCCATCGGTGGATCTTTTGCTACTGTCACTGGCTTTAGTCTCCTA TTTGGATTGACAGGAGGCTTAGAAACTCTATGCGGGCAAGCATATGGAGCAGAGCAATACCAAAAGCTTGGAACCTATACATACTGTGCAATCATCTCTCTCATTCCAATATGCATTCCTGTATCTATCCTTTGGATATTCATGGACAGGATATTGATAGAAATAGGCCAAGACCCTGAAATCTCAACGGTAGCCTGCCAATATGCTATTTGTCTCATTCCTGCATTATTTGCCGACGCAATTCTTCAGTCACTACTTCGTTACTTCCAGTCCATGAACTTGATTCTACCAATGCTTTTAAGCACTGGCGTGACGTTATTTTTCCACATACCCCTTTGCTGGGCTCTAATATTTAAATGGAAACTAGGAGTCAAAGGAGCAGCTTTAGCCATTGATGTGTCTTACTGGTTGAATGTGATCTTCCTTGGACTTTATATGGGGTTTTCTTCATCCTGCAAAAAAACCCGTGTCATCAACTGGAATGATATTTTCTCTAGCATTAAGGAGTTCTTTTGCTTTGCGCTCCCTTCTGCTGTAATGGTTTG TCTTGAATGGTGGACCTTTGAGCTACTTCTATTGCTGGCTGGGCTTCTGCCAAATTCACAGCTTGAAACATCTGTTCTTTCTATCTG CCTCACAACAATATCATTGCACTTCTATTTACAAAGTGGGATTGCAGCTGCTGGAAG TGCTCAGGTTTCAAATAAGTTAGGAGCAGGAAATCACGAGGCAGTTCAAGTGGTTATTCGTGCAGTACTGAAAATTTCCCTCATAGAGGCAGTTATTGTGAGCACAAATCTCTTCTGCTACCGCAATGTTTTCGGATATGCTTTTAGCAATGAAAGGGTGGTTGTGGACTACGTAACTGAACTGGCTCCGCTGCTTTGTCTCTCAATTGTAGCAGATAGCTTGCAAACAGTACTTTCCG GAATTGCTAGAGGATGTGGGTGGCAGCACATAGGGGCCTATATTAACCTTggagcatattattttgttggaaTTCCAGTAGCTGTTCTACTGTGCTTCGTTCTCCATCTCGGAGGGAAAGGCCTTTGGATTGGGATACTAACTGGGAATATTGTGCAAGCAACATTACTTGCTCTCATAACTGGTTTTACAGATTGGGAAAAACAG GCAACCAAGGCAAGGGAGAGGATCTTTGAGGGGACATTTTCGGCTGATAATGGATTACCTTGA
- the LOC133671599 gene encoding mitochondrial inner membrane protease ATP23-like isoform X2 has product MAEEPGTAPGSGSRTVKECEDMIRRSLRTPMVRFLRENLEKAGCGVSENFFKAVNCDKSIAGGYVRGKGIMVCSNHMNIQDDVNQVIAHELIHAYDDCQAANLDWADCAHHACSEIRAGHLSGDCHYKRELLRGYIKLRGHEQVCSLSFIQDIMGSENSLKPGA; this is encoded by the exons ATGGCGGAGGAGCCCGGCACGGCACCTGGGTCCGGCAGCCGGACAGTGAAGGAATGCGAAGATATGATTCGACGGAGTCTCCGGA CTCCAATGGTGAGATTTTTGAGGGAGAATTTGGAGAAAGCAGGGTGTGGTGTTAGTGAAAATTTCTTCAAGGCTGTTAATTGTGATAAGAGTATTGCTGGCGGTTATGTTCGCGGAAAAGGG ATAATGGTGTGTAGTAATCACATGAACATTCAAGATGACGTAAACCAAGTTATTGCACATGAGTTGATTCATGCTTATGATGACTGTCAGGCTGCAAACTTGGACTGGGCTGATTGTGCACATCATGCCTGTAGTGAG ATTCGTGCTGGACATTTAAGTGGTGATTGTCATTATAAACGGGAGTTGCTGCGGGGTTATATCAAATTAAGAGGTCATGAACAA GTATGCAGTTTAAGTTTCATCCAAGACATAATGGGAAGTGAGAATTCATTAAAACCTGGAGCGTGA
- the LOC133671070 gene encoding protein DETOXIFICATION 6-like isoform X1: MDQTLLPKSTTEEKRWVLTWDAFVEELRRVSRLAAPMMVVSVTLYLLQVVSMIMAGHLSELSLSGVSMATSFTNVTGFSLLAGFSGGLETLCGQTYGAEQYKKFGSYTYCAIISLIVISIPVSVLWTFMDRLLIAVGIDSEISTVACKYAIWLIPALFAFAILQPLLRYFQSQSLIYPVLVSTCAALCFHIPLCWALVYKWELGNIGGALAIGVSYWLNVILLVLYMVFSSSCEKTRRLYWDDIFSSINKFFRFAFPSAVMICLEWWTYELVILLAGLLPDPKLQTSVLSICLATATLHYYVQYGIGAAGSTRVSNELGAGNPQAAQVAVQVVLIMSLVEVVTVSLILFFCRHIFGYAFSSEKRVVDFVAELAPLICLSIIMEGLQAVLSGIARGCGWQHIGAFINLGAYYLVATPLAVVLCFVLHLGSRGLWMGLLIGKTVQALCFASITALTNWQKQATEAKERILGRSLLADNGLA; encoded by the exons ATGGATCAGACGTTGCTTCCCAAGAGTACCACCGAGGAGAAGAGATGGGTACTAACGTGGGATGCTTTTGTGGAAGAGCTAAGAAGGGTGAGCCGTCTTGCAGCTCCAATGATGGTGGTGTCTGTGACACTATACCTGCTCCAGGTTGTATCAATGATAATGGCAGGGCACCTGAGTGAATTGTCACTGTCCGGGGTTTCGATGGCTACCTCTTTCACCAATGTCACTGGCTTCAGTCTCCTG GCTGGATTCTCCGGAGGATTAGAAACTCTTTGTGGCCAAACTTATGGAGCAGAGCAATACAAGAAGTTCGGAAGCTATACTTACTGTGCAATCATATCTCTCATTGTAATAAGTATCCCTGTGTCTGTTCTTTGGACATTCATGGACAGGTTATTAATAGCAGTAGGCATAGACTCTGAAATCTCTACTGTAGCCTGCAAGTATGCGATCTGGCTCATTCCTGCATTATTTGCCTTCGCTATTCTTCAACCACTACTTCGCTACTTCCAGAGTCAGAGCTTGATTTACCCAGTACTTGTAAGCACCTGTGCAGCTCTATGTTTCCATATCCCTCTCTGTTGGGCTCTAGTATATAAATGGGAACTAGGAAACATTGGAGGAGCATTGGCTATTGGAGTGTCTTATTGGTTAAATGTTATCTTGCTTGTACTTTACATGGTGTTCTCTTCATCCTGTGAGAAAACTAGGAGACTCTACTGGGATGATATTTTCTCAAGCATTAACAAGTTCTTTCGCTTCGCTTTCCCTTCTGCTGTAATGATTTG TCTTGAATGGTGGACCTATGAGCTAGTTATATTACTTGCTGGGCTTCTCCCGGATCCAAAGCTTCAAACTTCAGTTCTTTCTATTTG CCTCGCAACCGCGACATTGCACTACTATGTACAATATGGAATTGGTGCCGCTGGAAG CACTCGGGTTTCAAACGAGTTGGGAGCTGGAAATCCTCAGGCAGCACAAGTTGCTGTCCAGGTAGTATTGATCATGTCTCTCGTGGAGGTCGTTACAGTGAGCCTGATTCTCTTCTTCTGCCGTCACATTTTTGGATATGCTTTCAGCAGCGAAAAGAGAGTTGTGGACTTTGTAGCTGAACTTGCTCCGCTGATTTGTCTCTCAATTATCATGGAAGGCTTACAGGCCGTACTTTCTG GGATTGCCAGGGGATGTGGGTGGCAACATATAGGAGCATTTATCAACCTTGGAGCATATTATCTCGTCGCAACTCCACTAGctgttgttctttgttttgtgctGCATCTCGGAAGCAGAGGGCTTTGGATGGGACTATTAATAGGAAAGACTGTTCAAGCCTTGTGTTTTGCTTCCATAACTGCTTTGACAAATTGGCAAAAACAG GCAACCGAGGCGAAGGAGAGGATTCTTGGGAGGTCACTTTTAGCTGATAATGGACTGGCTTGA
- the LOC133671598 gene encoding uncharacterized protein LOC133671598: MGGHNNVTTGEDMRWPEKNEDAFLANLYERVKKHPNGTPSFKQVDWNEIDEELFSVIGQKYGAERLQGKYNRLRLKHRQFSDLISHTGVTYSSSSNQVYATEEVWKMFKKKHKNYITFKSKGCRNYEMLGQIFNNSSTHHASTQLPLNSDGNHQNEEQFFSQGVHVIEGEKSCAGSSRGKRPIDDYIAGCNCVNKEAKLEKFDFCLEILASSLSARAERDLAKAKKYKEMPDQATRAPYSIDECMDELEDLDDVSDTSYIKALEKFKDPDWRIMFVKMSLVRKKSWLKSLE; the protein is encoded by the exons ATGGGGGGACATAATAATGTTACTACCGGAGAAGATATGAGATGGCCTGAAAAAAATGAGGATGCCTTTTTGGCAAATTTATATGAGAGAGTCAAAAAGCATCCAAATGGAACACCTAGTTTTAAGCAAGTGGATTGGAATGAGATAGATGAGGAATTATTTTCAGTTATTGGGCAAAAATATGGAGCAGAAAGATTGCAAGGAAAGTACAACCGCCTAAGATTGAAACATCGGCAATTTTCTGACTTGATAAGTCATACTGGAGTTACATATAGTTCAAGCTCAAATCAAGTATATGCCACAGAAGAAGTTTGGAAAATGTTTAAGAAG AAGCATAAGAACTATATCACATTTAAATCAAAGGGATGCCGCAATTATGAAATGCTTGgtcaaatatttaataattcttCAACCCATCATGCATCTACTCAATTGCCTCTTAACTCTGATGGAAATCACCAAAATGAGGAACAATTTTTTAGCCAAGGGGTTCATGTCATTGAAGGGGAAAAGTCTTGTGCTGGGAGTTCTAGAGGAAAACGCCCAATTGATGACTATATAGCTGGCTGCAATTGTGTTAACAAGGAAGCCAAGCttgaaaaatttgatttctGTTTGGAAATTCTGGCATCTTCTCTAAGTGCTCGAGCTGAAAGAGATTTAGCTAAAGCGAAAAAGTATAAAGAAATGCCCGATCAAGCCACAAGGGCTCCATACTCAATCGATGAGTGCATGGATGAACTGGAGGATCTTGATGATGTGTCTGATACTTCTTATATCAAAGCTCTTGAAAAGTTTAAAGATCCGGATTGGAGAATAATGTTTGTGAAAATGTCTCTTGTTAGAAAGAAGTCTTGGCTCAAGAGCTTAGAATGA
- the LOC133671070 gene encoding protein DETOXIFICATION 6-like isoform X2, which translates to MDKNIIYKAGFSGGLETLCGQTYGAEQYKKFGSYTYCAIISLIVISIPVSVLWTFMDRLLIAVGIDSEISTVACKYAIWLIPALFAFAILQPLLRYFQSQSLIYPVLVSTCAALCFHIPLCWALVYKWELGNIGGALAIGVSYWLNVILLVLYMVFSSSCEKTRRLYWDDIFSSINKFFRFAFPSAVMICLEWWTYELVILLAGLLPDPKLQTSVLSICLATATLHYYVQYGIGAAGSTRVSNELGAGNPQAAQVAVQVVLIMSLVEVVTVSLILFFCRHIFGYAFSSEKRVVDFVAELAPLICLSIIMEGLQAVLSGIARGCGWQHIGAFINLGAYYLVATPLAVVLCFVLHLGSRGLWMGLLIGKTVQALCFASITALTNWQKQATEAKERILGRSLLADNGLA; encoded by the exons ATggacaaaaatatcatttataag GCTGGATTCTCCGGAGGATTAGAAACTCTTTGTGGCCAAACTTATGGAGCAGAGCAATACAAGAAGTTCGGAAGCTATACTTACTGTGCAATCATATCTCTCATTGTAATAAGTATCCCTGTGTCTGTTCTTTGGACATTCATGGACAGGTTATTAATAGCAGTAGGCATAGACTCTGAAATCTCTACTGTAGCCTGCAAGTATGCGATCTGGCTCATTCCTGCATTATTTGCCTTCGCTATTCTTCAACCACTACTTCGCTACTTCCAGAGTCAGAGCTTGATTTACCCAGTACTTGTAAGCACCTGTGCAGCTCTATGTTTCCATATCCCTCTCTGTTGGGCTCTAGTATATAAATGGGAACTAGGAAACATTGGAGGAGCATTGGCTATTGGAGTGTCTTATTGGTTAAATGTTATCTTGCTTGTACTTTACATGGTGTTCTCTTCATCCTGTGAGAAAACTAGGAGACTCTACTGGGATGATATTTTCTCAAGCATTAACAAGTTCTTTCGCTTCGCTTTCCCTTCTGCTGTAATGATTTG TCTTGAATGGTGGACCTATGAGCTAGTTATATTACTTGCTGGGCTTCTCCCGGATCCAAAGCTTCAAACTTCAGTTCTTTCTATTTG CCTCGCAACCGCGACATTGCACTACTATGTACAATATGGAATTGGTGCCGCTGGAAG CACTCGGGTTTCAAACGAGTTGGGAGCTGGAAATCCTCAGGCAGCACAAGTTGCTGTCCAGGTAGTATTGATCATGTCTCTCGTGGAGGTCGTTACAGTGAGCCTGATTCTCTTCTTCTGCCGTCACATTTTTGGATATGCTTTCAGCAGCGAAAAGAGAGTTGTGGACTTTGTAGCTGAACTTGCTCCGCTGATTTGTCTCTCAATTATCATGGAAGGCTTACAGGCCGTACTTTCTG GGATTGCCAGGGGATGTGGGTGGCAACATATAGGAGCATTTATCAACCTTGGAGCATATTATCTCGTCGCAACTCCACTAGctgttgttctttgttttgtgctGCATCTCGGAAGCAGAGGGCTTTGGATGGGACTATTAATAGGAAAGACTGTTCAAGCCTTGTGTTTTGCTTCCATAACTGCTTTGACAAATTGGCAAAAACAG GCAACCGAGGCGAAGGAGAGGATTCTTGGGAGGTCACTTTTAGCTGATAATGGACTGGCTTGA